Sequence from the Maribacter algicola genome:
GGTCGGTAATCAAAAAAGTAATCGGATATGGTAGAATTCCCACGGAAATCTCGAACAACGAAACCCCAAAAACGGTAACATCACCAAAGGGCTTCCAATAAAAAAACTTCTGGAAAATAAGGTTGGACACCACCAAAGAGGTGATGAACAGTGCCCCAAGATATAAATAGATGCTTCTGGCCAGCAATTTATCCTTTTGTAACATTTTAATCGATGTTCAGGATAAAGGGCATTCTGGCCTGAATACCTTTTTGGTTCATATAGGATTTTATATCCTTTAAAATGTGGTACGTCTCCTCCCCTATTTCCTCTTTGATTATATTTTCCTTCATTTTGGCTCCGGCACCGGAAATATCTTCGATAAAACGCTCAAAGCCAGATTTGTATTTGGGGTACTTGCGTATGCCATAACTTTCGATTTCGGCCATCCTGGCGGCCTCGGCAATGGCATCTTCCAAAGTTCCTAGTTCATCCACAAGACCCAATCGCTTGGCGTCCACTCCGCTCCAAACCCTGCCCTGGGCAATGCTATCGGCCTGGGCCATGGAAATGTTCCTACCATTGGACACTCGTGTCAGGAAGGTTTCATAGGTATCCTCGATACTCTCCTGCACCTGGTTCCTAAAGGCCTCTCCCATGGGTTCAAATAGGGAATACTCGACCGAGTTCTTATTGGTACCCACTTGCTCCGCATTGATGCCGATGTCCTTGGCCAGGCCTTCGATATTGGGAATCGTTCCAAAAACCCCGATCGATCCCGTAATGGTAGTTGGTTCGGCAAAAATTTTATCGGCCCCGGCCGCAATATAATAACCGCCGGAGGCGGCCACATTGCCCATGGACACCACTACGGGCTTTACTTCTTTGGCCAGTTCCACTTCCCGCCATATGATATCAGAAGTAAGGGCACTACCCCCGGGTGAATTTACCCGTAGCACTATGGCCTTTACCTTTTCATCCTCACGGGCCTTGATCAAGGCTTCGTTTATAATGCCTTGACCGATTACATCCGGTCCGCCCTCACCATAAAATATTTCCCCTTGGGCAAAAATGACCGCAATTTTATCGTTCCCTACTTTTAATTCCTTTTTGGTAGAGAACCGAGTATAATCATCCAATGAAATGTAATTGATATCCTCTTTTTCTTCTTCTGAAAGAGCACGGGCGATTACACTCTCGTATTCATCATAGAAGAGAACCTCGTCGATCAAACGGTTCTGCTTGGCATATTTGGGCATCCTTCCACCTAGAGTATCTGCAATGATATTTAAGTCGTGAGGGCTTATATCCCTGGCCATGGAAATGTCATCGATCATTGAATTCCAAAGCGACTGCAGCAATTCTCCAATTTGTTTCCTGTTTGCCTCGCTCATCTCATTTTCCAGAAAAGGCTCCACAGCACTTTTATACTTCCCGTGACGGATGACCTCCATTTTCACACCTGTTTTTTCCTGTAGGTCCTTAAAGTACAGCACTTCTGAAGAAAGACCCCTAAAGTCCATTACCCCTACTGGATTCAAGAAAACCGAATCCGCCACACTGGCCAAATAATAATCCTTCTGGGAATAGAAATCGCCGTAGGCGTATATGAACTTCCCGGATTCCTTGAAGTCGTCCAAGGCCTTTCGCAGGGTCTGTGTCTGGGCCAATCCGGCCAACAAAAAATTGTTGTTGATACTAATACCCTTTATTCTCTCATCACCTTTTGCAACGGTTATCGCTTGAAGAATATCGTCCAATCCTTGGGATTCCTCGAACAAACCGGAGAACGGATTCATTTCACTGCTACCGGTATAATCTGCTATAGGCCTTTGTAGCTGAATTTCCAAAACAGAGTTGCTCTTAACACTTACGGTATCCTCACCGCTTCCCAAAAGCGCAATGAATACAAAGAACATCACAAAGATGATTCCCAAGGCAATTAAGGTGCCCAGAATGGCCGCTAAAAGGTTTCCCAAAAACTTCATTAAAACGCAATTTTTATTAGCTTCCAAAGATAACCAATGTGAATTTGTTTTAGTTAATTTGCCTTCATATTATGTTAGAATCGAACACCGTTTATTTTTCCATTGGCAGTAATCTGGGCCAAAAGCGCAACAACCTACAAAAAGCAATCTTTCTCATTGGGGAACGTATTGGCGAGGTCACCGCTATTTCCCATGTTTACAACACCCCTGCCCTAGGATTTGATTCGGATGATTTTTTCAACGCCTGTCTCGAAGTAAAGACCGACTCGCCTCCTGAGGATGTTTTGGAGCATCTATTGGCCATTGAAAAACACTTAGGCAGGGAAAGAACCTCGGAATCAGGATACCAAAGCCGGGTTATTGATCTGGACATCATTTATTTTGATACGCACGTGGTGCATACGGAAAAGTTGACCGTACCCCATTCCAGAATGACGGAACGCAGGTTTGTTTTAAAGCCCTTGGCCGATATCGCCCCACAATTTTATCACCCCATCGTCAATAAGGACACTCGTAATCTATTACAGGAAACCAAGGACAAGAGCGAAATAACGAAACTGCCGATAAAACTCTTTAAAAATAGAATGGAATTGTTTTCCGATGTACAGTTTCTTGCCATCGAAGGAAATATTGGCGCCGGAAAAACCAGTTTGGCCGCCAAAATATCGGAGAATTTTAATGCCAAATTGATTTTGGAACGTTTTGCGGAAAACCCCTTCCTACCAAATTTTTATAAAGATAAAGCGCGGTATGCCTTTCCCTTAGAAATGTCCTTTTTAGCCGATAGGTATCAGCAATATATGGACGATACCAATCAATTCGATCTTTTTACAAATTTTATGGTCAGTGACTACGACATATTCAAGTCGCTGATATTTGCCAAGGTAACACTACAAAAAGATGAATTTGAACTGTACAGGAAGATTTTCAATTTTATGTACAAGGAGGTCAAAAAACCTAAAATCTACGTCTATCTGTATCAGACCACGGAGCGACTTTTGGAGCAGATCAAAATGCGAGGCAGGGACTACGAAAAGGGCATAGATGCCAACTATCTTGAGAAGATAAATCGCGGTTACCTTGATTTTTTAAGGACGTATCCCCAACAAAACCAGTTGATTATAGATGTTTCCGAGCTTGACTTTGTAAATAAAGAACCTGATTACAAAACCCTCTTAGAAAGTATTTCCAGCTTTGCCCTTCAACAGCGGGATTAACACAATTTTGGCAAATTTCTTGCACAATAGAAATGAATTTACTTTCTTGGCATCCTCTTTCGAGAAACTAACTAACTCAAACTATACGTAAAGCCCGGTTATGCCGGGCTTTTATTTTTGTAGTTTACTCCAGAAATCCCAAACCACCACCCCCACACTAACAGAAATATTCAAGGAGTGTTTGGTCCCAAATTGGGGTATTTCCAACACGGAATCGCACCCATCCACTACTTTTTGCTGCACCCCTTTTACTTCGTTTCCAAAAATCAGCGCGTACTTTCCAGATGTATTTGGCAAAAAAGTATGGAGCATCTGAGCCCCCACGGCCTGCTCTATAGCCAAATTCATATACCCACTGGATTTAAGCTTTGGCAACAAGTCCATAATATCTTCCACATACTCCCATTCCACACTTTCCGTGGCACCAAGGGCGGTCTTATGGATATCCTTATGTGGTGGTTTTGCCGTAATTCCGCAGAGGTATATTTTCTCCACCAAAAACGCATCGGAGGTTCTAAAAACAGATCCAATATTATTCAGACTACGTATGTTGTCCAATATGATACTTACGGGAATTTTTTCACTTTTCTTAAACTGGTCTACGTCCAATCGGTCCAGCTCCTCGTTCTTTAGTTTTCTCATAGGGATACTTTTCAACTATCATGGGTAAATATCAACAAAAATTCCAATCGCCTTGGGAATGCCATATATTCGTGTTGAATGGACAAAAATAGGTAGAGAACAAGTGGCAACGAAAGGAAATATGAAAAAGGTGACCCCATTGATGAAACAATACAATACCATCAAGACCAAATATCCTGATGCCCTGTTGTTGTTTCGTGTGGGCGACTTTTACGAGACTTTTGGGGAAGATGCCGTCAAGGCCTCCAAAATTCTGGGCATTATCCTTACACATCGAAACAATGGCGGTGACCGAACGGAACTGGCCGGTTTTCCCCACCATTCCTTGAATACCTATCTGCCCAAATTGGTAAAGGCCGGGCAACGAGTGGCCATTTGTGACCAGTTGGAGGACCCCAAACAGACCAAGACCATCGTAAAACGCGGGGTCACTGAATTGGTGACTCCGGGCGTAGCATTAAATGATGATATCCTAAATGCAAAGAGCAATAATTTTCTTTGTGCCGTCCATTTTGGGAGAAAGAAGATCGGGGTTGCCTTTGCGGATATCTCAACAGGGGAATTCTTGACTTCTGAAGGAAGCGAAGAGCAGGTGGACAAGCTTTTACAAAATTTCTCGCCCAATGAAATCCTCATCTCCAAATCGCACCGCAAGGAATTCGCCGACATTTTTGGAAATCAGTTCCACACCTTTTTTGTGGAGGATTGGGTTTACCAAGAGGACTATGCCCTGGAGAACCTCACCAACCATTTTAAGACCAAATCCTTAAAGGGATTTGGGGTGGACCATTTAGGACATGGGATTATCGCATCCGGCGTAATCCTGCACTATCTATCAGAAACCCAGCACAGGCAGCTGCAACACATCAACACCCTTCAGCGCGTTGCCGAGGACGAATATATTTGGATGGACCGTTTCACCATTAAAAACCTGGAACTGTACCACTCCAATAACGAAAATGCCGTAACCTTATTGGACGTTATTGACAAAACCATATCCCCAATGGGAGGACGGATGATCAAACGCTGGTTGGCCCTACCGCTTAAAAACGTCCAAAAAATTAGGAGTCGGCATGAGGTTGTAAAACACTTGTACGAAAACGAGGAAATACTTCACAAATTACAGGCGAACATCAAACATATTGGGGATTTGGAACGGCTGATTTCCAAGATTTCCACAGGGAAAGTAAACCCAAAGGAGGTTGTTCTGCTAAAGAATTCCCTGCAGGCCATCATACCTATCAAACAAATTACCTGCAACTCCCAGAACGAGGCTTTGGCCCTCATTGGGGACAAATTACATTCTTGTGACCTGTTGCGAAACAAAATCAAGGAAATGCTCAATGAGGAGGCTCCCGTAAATATCCTAAAGGGCAATGTTATTGCCGATGGATTTTCCGATGAATTGGATGAATTACGTGGACTGGCAACCCGTGGGAAGGATTATTTGGACCAAATGCTGGAACGCGAAACGCAGGCGACCGGTATATCCTCACTTAAAATTGCTTCCAACAACGTTTTTGGCTATTATATAGAAGTTCGAAACACCCACAAAAACAAGGTTCCGGAAACTTGGATCCGTAAACAGACCTTGGTCAACGCAGAGCGCTATATTACAGAAGAGCTAAAAGAATACGAATCTAAAATCTTGGGAGCGGAGGAACGTATCACTTCTTTAGAACAGCAGTTGTTCTCGCAGCTAATCGTGTGGATGCAGGAATATATCCAACCGGTACAGCAAAATGCCCATCTAATAGCTCAACTCGACTGTCTCTGCGGATTTACCCAATTGGCGAAGGAAAACCAGTACGTTGCACCAGAACTCAATGGTTCCACGGATATTATTATTAAAAACGGACGCCATCCGGTCATAGAAAAACAATTGCCATTGGGCGAGGCCTACATTGCCAATGACGTATCCTTGGATCGAAGCGGCCAACAAATTATCATGATTACGGGACCCAATATGAGTGGTAAATCGGCTATTTTACGACAAACGGCGCTCATTGTACTCTTGGCCCAAATGGGAAGTTTTGTTCCCGCTGAAGCTGCGCAAATTGGCTATGTGGATAAAATTTTTACCCGTGTAGGCGCCAGTGACAATATCTCGATGGGAGAATCGACCTTTATGGTTGAAATGAACGAGACCGCCTCTATCCTCAACAATCTTTCAGAACGAAGTTTGGTGCTTTTGGATGAAATTGGCCGGGGAACCAGTACCTACGATGGTATTTCCATCGCCTGGGCCATTTCGGAGTATCTTCACGAACATCCTGCAAGGGCCAAAACCTTGTTTGCCACACACTACCATGAATTGAACGAGATGGCGGCTACCTTTGACCGCATTAAAAACTACAATGTTTCCGTAAAAGAACTCAAGGATAACGTATTGTTCCTTAGAAAATTAACACCTGGTGGCAGCGAGCATAGTTTTGGCATCCATGTGGCCAAAATGGCGGGTATGCCACAACAGGTCATATCTAGGGCCAATAAGATTTTAAAGAAATTGGAGAAATCCCACTCCAACGAAGAACTAACAGAAAAGCTCTCGTCTTCAAGGGAAGAAATGCAGCTAAGCTTCTTTAATTTGGACGATCCCCTCTTGGAAGAGATTAAGGAAGAAATCCTACATTTGGACATTGATACACTTACCCCAGTGGAGGCCTTGATGAAACTCAACGAGATAAAACGCTTGTTGTCAAAAAAGAAGAAAGCTACCTCTTAATAAAAGTCATTCTTTTGCTTTTTTTACTTTGACATTTATAGAATTGTATTAAATTTGCATCCGCATCTTTAGAGATGTACGTTCTTTTTAATTTGCGAAAATAGCTCAGTTGGTAGAGCGCCACCTTGCCAAGGTGGAGGTCGCGGGTTCGAATCCCGTTTTTCGCTCAATTTTTACTCCGCACGGCTACGGCTACGCATAGCCCCGAAAGCGGAGTTTTTTATTTAAAATAACAATAAGTCCTGCTCGAGTGGTGGAATTGGTAGACACGCCGGACTTAAAATCCTGTGGGCATTTGCCCGTGCGGGTTCAAGTCCCGCCTCGAGTACTTATAATTGGAAAAGTCGTGAATTATCACGACTTTTTTGTTTTGAAAGATTGAGCAAATCAAATTTGTGAAAAGCTTGAAAAACAAGAAAGCAATCATAAAATGATTGACTTTTATAATTTCAACAAGTTTGAAGGGGACTCGCCTAAGGAAATTCCCACCTCGAGTACTAAAAAACCCTCTCAATCATTTGATTTTGAGGGTTTTTTAATTGTGAAATTTTTAAACAGGAATGAGCTATTTATAAAAATCTATTCTCTACGTTGAGAGGTTCACCTTTTTTTACTAAACCATTCATATTGCATTAAAAAATAAGCCTTCACCATTAAACCTTTTGCTATTTTAGGCCTCTAAAATTGAATAGACTAAATAACCGATAGTAATATGAGCAGAAAATCAGAGAACACTTTTAGGGAATTTCACCGCTACCTAGGCTTTTTCCTAGCTGGTATTATGGCTGTTTATGCCATTAGTGGAATTGTTTTAACCTTTAGAAACACAGACTTCCTAAAAAGTGAGGTTACCATCACAAAAACAATCCCTAAAGGGTTGAATGAGGAAAAATTGGGTCAAGAACTTCGTATGCGCTTCTTCAAAGTGGATAAGACGGAGGGAGACATGGTTTATTTTGGCAATGGCACTTATAATAAGGTTACAGGCGATGTATCTTACACAGAAAAGCGTCAACCTATCGTCATCGAAAAAATGAACAAACTGCATAAGATGCACCAGGGGAATCCCTTGTTTTGGCTCGCTATACTATTTGGTATAGGTTTACTGTTCTTTTCTGTATCCGCTTTTTTTATGATCAACCCAAAGGCACCCATTTACAAAAAGGGCATCTATTTTGCCGTTGCTGGTTTTTTATTGACGGTGGTCCTTTTAATGGTTTGATACATTATTTGCCTTACAAAAAAAGAACCCGGACGATTGTCGGGGTTCTTTTATAAATCAATGGGTTATTTGAATTTTTATTTATAATTCTTAACACGCTCGTCGGTAATAATCCCGCTCCAATTCAGCCCAAAGGCGAAATCATATACATTTCCATCTGCATCGGTATGAGGCACCATATCCCTTGGCACATCTTCAAATTGTGCTTCCACGGTAAGCATATCCGCGGGCATCTGAAATGGAAGCAATGCCGATGGTTCCACCTTACCGGAAATTATGTCCATCAACGCCTGGTCCTGTACACCCATGTGGATCAAAATACTCGAAGCACTGGGTTCAATTTCTGAAAACACCATAGGCTTTGAAACCTTTACCGATACAATTACTGGTTTATCTCCCATTTTTGCCTTGGTATCGTTCACTAATTGCATATCTGTTGCATTAATGGTGGTTACCGATTTTCCTTTATAACTTCTATTGGTAAAATCCTCTAAAGGACTACCGCCGGCCAAACTAACTTCACGGGCTGTATTGGCCGTGTACGGACCATATTGTAAGTTGATCGGAATGTATCCATTGCCTCCTTTTTCCAAATCTGCATCGTTATAACCTACACCACCATCGGGACTTTGTATCCCCACCAATGCAAAATCTGCCTCTTCTGGAGTTTCCACAACATCAAAGTATTTCGCTACGACTTCCATATTGAAAGCATCTACCGTTTTAGGCTCGGTAGTCACGCCCCACCAATTCGTAGTAGGTGCTATATAGCGCTGTGGTACGTAAACCTTTTGC
This genomic interval carries:
- the sppA gene encoding signal peptide peptidase SppA; this translates as MKFLGNLLAAILGTLIALGIIFVMFFVFIALLGSGEDTVSVKSNSVLEIQLQRPIADYTGSSEMNPFSGLFEESQGLDDILQAITVAKGDERIKGISINNNFLLAGLAQTQTLRKALDDFKESGKFIYAYGDFYSQKDYYLASVADSVFLNPVGVMDFRGLSSEVLYFKDLQEKTGVKMEVIRHGKYKSAVEPFLENEMSEANRKQIGELLQSLWNSMIDDISMARDISPHDLNIIADTLGGRMPKYAKQNRLIDEVLFYDEYESVIARALSEEEKEDINYISLDDYTRFSTKKELKVGNDKIAVIFAQGEIFYGEGGPDVIGQGIINEALIKAREDEKVKAIVLRVNSPGGSALTSDIIWREVELAKEVKPVVVSMGNVAASGGYYIAAGADKIFAEPTTITGSIGVFGTIPNIEGLAKDIGINAEQVGTNKNSVEYSLFEPMGEAFRNQVQESIEDTYETFLTRVSNGRNISMAQADSIAQGRVWSGVDAKRLGLVDELGTLEDAIAEAARMAEIESYGIRKYPKYKSGFERFIEDISGAGAKMKENIIKEEIGEETYHILKDIKSYMNQKGIQARMPFILNID
- the folK gene encoding 2-amino-4-hydroxy-6-hydroxymethyldihydropteridine diphosphokinase, with amino-acid sequence MLESNTVYFSIGSNLGQKRNNLQKAIFLIGERIGEVTAISHVYNTPALGFDSDDFFNACLEVKTDSPPEDVLEHLLAIEKHLGRERTSESGYQSRVIDLDIIYFDTHVVHTEKLTVPHSRMTERRFVLKPLADIAPQFYHPIVNKDTRNLLQETKDKSEITKLPIKLFKNRMELFSDVQFLAIEGNIGAGKTSLAAKISENFNAKLILERFAENPFLPNFYKDKARYAFPLEMSFLADRYQQYMDDTNQFDLFTNFMVSDYDIFKSLIFAKVTLQKDEFELYRKIFNFMYKEVKKPKIYVYLYQTTERLLEQIKMRGRDYEKGIDANYLEKINRGYLDFLRTYPQQNQLIIDVSELDFVNKEPDYKTLLESISSFALQQRD
- a CDS encoding RNA methyltransferase, with the protein product MRKLKNEELDRLDVDQFKKSEKIPVSIILDNIRSLNNIGSVFRTSDAFLVEKIYLCGITAKPPHKDIHKTALGATESVEWEYVEDIMDLLPKLKSSGYMNLAIEQAVGAQMLHTFLPNTSGKYALIFGNEVKGVQQKVVDGCDSVLEIPQFGTKHSLNISVSVGVVVWDFWSKLQK
- the mutS gene encoding DNA mismatch repair protein MutS; this encodes MKKVTPLMKQYNTIKTKYPDALLLFRVGDFYETFGEDAVKASKILGIILTHRNNGGDRTELAGFPHHSLNTYLPKLVKAGQRVAICDQLEDPKQTKTIVKRGVTELVTPGVALNDDILNAKSNNFLCAVHFGRKKIGVAFADISTGEFLTSEGSEEQVDKLLQNFSPNEILISKSHRKEFADIFGNQFHTFFVEDWVYQEDYALENLTNHFKTKSLKGFGVDHLGHGIIASGVILHYLSETQHRQLQHINTLQRVAEDEYIWMDRFTIKNLELYHSNNENAVTLLDVIDKTISPMGGRMIKRWLALPLKNVQKIRSRHEVVKHLYENEEILHKLQANIKHIGDLERLISKISTGKVNPKEVVLLKNSLQAIIPIKQITCNSQNEALALIGDKLHSCDLLRNKIKEMLNEEAPVNILKGNVIADGFSDELDELRGLATRGKDYLDQMLERETQATGISSLKIASNNVFGYYIEVRNTHKNKVPETWIRKQTLVNAERYITEELKEYESKILGAEERITSLEQQLFSQLIVWMQEYIQPVQQNAHLIAQLDCLCGFTQLAKENQYVAPELNGSTDIIIKNGRHPVIEKQLPLGEAYIANDVSLDRSGQQIIMITGPNMSGKSAILRQTALIVLLAQMGSFVPAEAAQIGYVDKIFTRVGASDNISMGESTFMVEMNETASILNNLSERSLVLLDEIGRGTSTYDGISIAWAISEYLHEHPARAKTLFATHYHELNEMAATFDRIKNYNVSVKELKDNVLFLRKLTPGGSEHSFGIHVAKMAGMPQQVISRANKILKKLEKSHSNEELTEKLSSSREEMQLSFFNLDDPLLEEIKEEILHLDIDTLTPVEALMKLNEIKRLLSKKKKATS
- a CDS encoding PepSY domain-containing protein, whose translation is MSRKSENTFREFHRYLGFFLAGIMAVYAISGIVLTFRNTDFLKSEVTITKTIPKGLNEEKLGQELRMRFFKVDKTEGDMVYFGNGTYNKVTGDVSYTEKRQPIVIEKMNKLHKMHQGNPLFWLAILFGIGLLFFSVSAFFMINPKAPIYKKGIYFAVAGFLLTVVLLMV